The Panicum hallii strain FIL2 chromosome 5, PHallii_v3.1, whole genome shotgun sequence genome contains the following window.
CTTTTGTATTGTAGTATTGTAAAATGTTAACTTTCTTACAAAACAATCCCCCGCTTCCCAGATTGACCATATCTTTTTGACTCGCGTGTGCTCAGAAACTGCAGGGGGCCTTCCAGGTATTATTTTTTAAACACTTTTATATAATAACTTGATTATTTGGTTTGCTTGACGTACTGATGTTATATTTTCATGACATAGTTATTTGATTTAAAATTGTAGGCCTGGTGCTAACTCTGGCAGGCATAGGAGATGAGGGCATGTCGGTGTGTTCACTTCTTTGTTCTTGGGTGTTTTTGGCGTCTACTCATGCATCCAGCGTTAAAAGTATTTCCGCAGACTAATTGTAGTCCTTTTCCTGTAACTGACAACACAGGTGAACATATGGGGCCCTTCTGACCTTGACTTTCTAGCCGGGGCAATGAGATCTTTTATACCAAATAGAGCAATGCTTCACACGCATAGCTTTGGTGCTGAACGGAATGCATCTTCTTCGCAACCTAAAGACTCTGTTATTATTCTTGATGATGAAGTAGTTCGGATATCAGCAATGTTTGTCAAACCAAAGTACCACAATGGAGCTGGTAGCTTGAATGATGTTGACTCGAAGCCAGGTGATACTGCTATAGTCTATGCGTGTGAATTGCCAGAAATTAAGGGAAAGTTTGACCCTGCTAAGGCTGCTGCCCTTGGTCTGAAGCCTGGGCCCAAGTATCGTGAACTTCAACTTGGGAACTCTGTGCAGTCTGATCAGTTCGACGAAATGGTTAGTTCTTTATAAAATTGTAGTTGTTAACTTGGTTATCCTTTTTGTTGCACCTTCTCTTTTGAATGAGGCTTGTGCCATATAGGGGACTGCTGCTGCCTCTTATTGACCTAATGTTGTTCGATGTTTGGAGTCTGTTAAGTTTGATGTTGCCTAACTAGTCTATGAAAGCATATACTAGCTGTCCATGGACTCATTAGTTATGGCATGGCTATTTGAACAGAGTGAGTATGCTTATCAGAAATATTAACCGCAGTGGCATCTTTGAGAATCTGATCCTTTACCCTAGACATCATTATTAAAACATTAAGGATAATGTAAGTTTTCAATATAAGTTTGAATATCAATCACATACACCATTTTTCTGGTTTGAATTTCTTGTCTAAAGCTATTCTTGTTTGTCAATTAACCTCTAGGTTCATCCAAGTGATGTTCTTGGCCCATCAATTCCTGGACCAACTGTTCTTCTGGTGGATTGCCCTACACAATATCATATGCCAGAACTTTTCTCACTGCAACCCCTTATCTGCTTTTATGAAGACTCTTCGAACCAAAGAGAGAGTGGCAAGAAAGTAAATTGCGTAATCCACTTAGGTCCATCCTCCGTGACTAAATCTGTTGACTATCAGAACTGGATGAAACGATTTGGTGAAACACAGCATATCATGGCAGGACATGAAATGTACGGTTCAGTTACATTTGTCTTTTTTTGTTTAAGTGCATTCTCGGTATAGATTTTTTACTTCAGTTTGAACTTTATTGACACTTGCTAATCCAATGTTATACTCTGTTCCAATGCAAACAACAAATTTCACATATTGAAATGCTGAATACAGATGAATTAAACTGAATTGGTTCCTTCTTAGGGTTTAGTTTGCTATAATATTATTAGAAAATATGTTCCATGCCACTGCTTAAGTTCAGTTTGCGCCACTGTTTTTTGGCTGATTGGTCTCGTGCCACCGGTATCTGATTTTCCTTCTTCGATCCATGCAGTAAAAACATGGAAATTCCAATCTTGAAAGGTAGCGCAAGGATATCATCGCGCCTCAATTTTGTATGCCCTCAGCTATTCCCATCCTCTGGGTTTTGGTCTGTGAAACCTGCAAATGATGTCATGGAGAATGATAAGGTAGGTTCCAGTAGCCTATAGAATACTCTGAATGTTGAACTACTGCTGGTTATAGATGTAAATATTTTATTGATCTTTTCAGAGTACTTCATTGGAAGCCTGTGGAATTGTGTCTGCGCAAAATCTGCTCAAGGTAATTGTGTGCCATCATCCTTGCTGTATCACCGTGTCCGTGCCAGTGCTCATTATGTGATCATATATATTAATCTGGCATTCTGACAGGAGCTTTACTGATACATTTTTTTATTGAACATCATATCATTCAGTTTTCCTACCACAAGCTTGGGAAAGGTCGAATTCTTAGGTCTGATTGGAGCCTCAAAATTTTTTGGATCTCTACAATCATTGTAACATTACCTGTAGAAAATctatttacataaagtttgtgTTCAACCAAAGTAATAGTTCAGACCTTTTATTTTCTCGCGTCCGTTTCCACACCAAATAATTTTCAAAGTTGATCCTTGTCATCTAATACCTTTTCCATAATATACCATTGTATACAACTAAGGCAATGAGGTACGGAAAGACTCTTCTTCTATCAAAGAGGAATGTATGAAAAGCTGAGGGAAGGAGGGATAGATATGAGTGCACTGTTGTGTCTTGGAAACTAACTGCAATATAAGACTGACCATTAGTGTCCATTTTCTTGCAGTTTCATCTGCGTCCATATGCTCAACTGGGGTTGGATAGTGCTTCTATTCCAAGTTTGTTCACCTACAAGGATATTGTAGAAGAGCTTGTATCTGAGATCCCAGAGGTTAGGGAAGTTCCTGAGCAGGTTCTCAAATTCTGGCAAAATAATGTGAACGTTAAAAATATGCCACCAGCAGGCAGTCGAATGCTGATGGTTGAAGAGCCATGGATCGGTCAGAAATCAGATAAGCTAGATGATGGCAGCCCAAAGCATCCACGGGACAATCAGGACATCCCTTGTTGTGTGGAGGATGCAACGAGGGAAGATATGGAGATTACATTTTTGGGTACAGGTTCATCTCAGCCTTCAAAATATCGGAACGTAAGTTCTATATATATTAACTTGTTTGCTCGAGGAGGTATACTTCTTGATTGCGGTGAAGGAACTTTAGGACAACTAAAGAGGAGGTTAGCGTTTGCACATATTTTAACATTGCATAGAGCCATAGACCTATATATTAATTCTAGTCATAAACTCATACTGGAGTATGCTGTCTTTGTAATAGGTTCGGTGTAAATGGTGCTGATGAAGCTGCAAAAAATTTGAGGTGTATTTGGATTTCACATATTCATGCTGATCACCACACAGGGTTAGCTAGAGTTCTTGCTCTAAGGTCTAAATTGTTAAAAGGGATGCCTCATAAACCCTTGCTTGTTATTGGACCAAGACCACTTGAGAGATTCCTAAATGCTTATTCAATGCTTGAAGATCTTGACATTGAATTCCTAGACTGCAGGAATACTTTGAAGCCTAGTGTTGAGACTTTTCTCAGTGAAAATGATACCGGATCAGCCACACCTCAACTAGAGAACACCATGTTTGCCCCTGGAAGTAGAATGGAGAACTACAACAGGAAGCCTGCAAGTCCAAGGGATACCACAGCTCTTGCTAATTTTAGAGAAGTTCTGCAGGAATCAGGCTTGGAGATTCTGTACAGTGTCCCCGTAGTACACTGTCCACAGGCATTTGGCGTTGTTTTGAGAGCCACAGAGAAGGTGAACGGTGCTGGAAAGGTTATTCCAGGCTGGAAGGTTGTATATTCTGGTGACACACGACCCTGTCCAGCTCTTATAGATGCATCCAGAGATGCAACAGTGCTGATACATGAGGTAAGCTTCAGCACACATAGTTTTTCTTGCAAATAAGTGGCGTCATTGCTATGTTCCAAGATTAAATGGCAGGCGTCTTCCAAAAAGTGCAATATATAGGATTATAGTTCTCCACTTTCCTGTGTGCACACCGCTGGATATGGTTTATGCTCTTAACTAATCTGGGCCACACGCACCATGGTACCATAATAAACTAATCTTGCAGATATTGTATCATATTGCTAGCTGCACAATATTCTCTTCTAACTACCGTTGATGATAGATGACATAAAACTATGGTGTTGTTTCCTGTTCTTAGCTGTCCTTGTAATACTCTATTTCGTCAGGCAACATTCGAGGACAGTATGAAGGACGAAGCAATCGCGAGGAACCATAGTACAACAAAGGAGGCAATAGAAGTAGGCACATCGGCTGGAGCATACCGGATCATTTTGACCCACTTCAGCCAGCGATACCCGAAAATCCCAGTTATTGATGAGGTTGACATGGAGAAGACGTGCATTGCCTTTGACCTGATGAGCGTAAACCTTGCGGATTTGCCGGTCTTGCCCAAGGTTCTGCCACACCTGAAGGTTCTATTCAAGGACGAGATGGTAGTTGAGGAAGCTGATGAGATCCTAGAGGCTGCTGTGTACTGATAGATAAAAGGATTTACACTAATTTTGATCTCCGTACTAGAGCTTTTAGCATTGTTTGTTTGGCCTGAGAATccaactgaaggccgcccagcCATGGGACGGGAACGGGAAGGAATAAACTAAAGCCGACCACTGCCAGGCCAGGAACTGCATCTGGAGGAAGTTCCTGTTTCATTTCTTTCTCTTTTGCAATTGTTGTTGTGTAAGTGCTGTGAATTGGATAACAAATATGAGCTTGTGCGTATTTGCAATTCTTTTGATGGAAGAGCTGTAGGGTGGTTAGACGGGAGGGTTTGtatttttgtttttgttttcgACACGGGTGAAGCTTTTGGTCTTATTATGGGTTCGGTTCGAAGCAGACGGGTGTTTGGTAGCCTATTTTCTTCGACAGAAGAGGAACAAAAAGTAGGTTTCGAATCTCAACTGAATTCGCCACGAATTCAGTCAGCTCATAGGAATTCTGAGTAATCTCAACTACATGATGGAATGGAAGTAGCAGGAGACAGGAAAAGGTTGTGGTTGCGAAGCTACTCTTTCCGGTTCGTTCCTCTGGTGGGAAGAAAGCAAGCGAAACGGTAGAAGAGCCAGCCTAGCCTAGGCGAGAAGAGGCTGACCCGCCCCCCCCACCCCACTAGAAGCTTCCACAGATCCACCAcgtccctccctccctccctccctccggcGGCACGTGCCGCTCGCCCCCCGAACCCAACCCTCCCCTCCCGTCCTCGTCGACGCGAGGACCCGGTCCACGGCCACCCGCCTCCCCTCCCAGATCCCCCCCGCCCTCCGATCCGTTCCAGgggcaggggcagaggcagCCATGGATCAGAGCCGGCGGGCGGTCGAGTCCTACTGGCGCTCGCGGATGGTGGACGGCGTCACCGCGGACGACGACAAGGTCGCCCCCGTCTACAAGCTCGAGGAGATCTGCGAGCTCCTGCGCGCCTCCGACGCCAGCATCGTCAAGGAGGTCGCCGAATTCGTCCTCAAGCGCCTCGACCACAAGAGCCCCCTCGTCAAGCAGAAGGTGCGTGCCTCTCCGCGATCGGGCTCACCTGCCTGCCTGGGTGAGGGATGATGGCCACGCAGATCATCCGAGTATTGATCTTGATGGTTCAGCGTCGGCGGCGATTGTGCCGTGCTCTTCTGATGCATTTCCTATAATCTGATCCGAGAAGTACCGTGAAAGGGCTTGTTGGGTTGCTTCTCATGGATGCACAATTGAATAAGCATGTGCAAAAAGCTTTAATTCGGCTGTCATCCAGGGGGTGACGAATTGACTCATTAGCTGGGAGGGCTGGCTTAGTTTGTGTCAGTGTAACGCGGCTGATTCAGGTTTGATTGCTGCCATCCAAGGAGAGCTAGTACCTCCTTTAGCAGTGCTCCATGGCTCTATTTAGCTGAGGTTGTGTCGACAAGTTGACTCTCGTAAATTAGGTCCTTTGGCGTTATAATTTGTCATCACTGCTGGTGGCAATCAGAAATTGAATTACATACGATGAGGGTGTGATTAGTTTTTTATTCTGTTCCCTGTCTCTGATAAAGGAAATATCTTTATCTGAGTTTTTTTCTTGTACATAGCAGACCTACTTATAAGGCCCTCTCCAGGGTGAACCAAACCAAATGCTGCTTTAGGACATAACACAGTTTCACTATACTTTTCTACTGCATGTTGCATGCTAGCTTAAGTGGATGCATTTATTAAGTTTTATATATTCTGTAGCTGGAGCACCCagttctttctttctttccatCATGTTATGGTGGTCTCTGTCTTTGTAGATGCGCTAATTTCAATCTTGTTCTTCGAGTACATTGATTGCTTGGACTCTTCTTTACTTGTATTCTCCGTTCTTCCAACTCAGTATTATATAACTCTGTCTATACATGCTGTACAGGCCTTACGGTTGATCAAATACGCAGTTGGAAAATCTGGTAATGATTTCAAGAGGGAGATGCAAAGGCACTCAGCGGCTATGCGACAACTAGTTCACTACAAGGGCCACCCTGATCCCTTAAGAGGAGATGCCCTTAATAAGGCTGTCCGCGAAACTGCGAACGAGGCTATAGCCGCAATTTTCTCTACAGAGGACCCTAAACCTGCTGTTGCAACAGAAAGTCTTGGCAAGCGCATACAGGGCTTTGGAAATACAAACTATGAGCCATCTAGAATAGATGACAAGAAGTCTTTCCTTAGTGAACTCAGCGAGGTAGTGGGTATTGGAAGTGCATCCATTAAGCAGGGTTTGAGCAACTTTGCTGCAGCACATGCAATGATGGCAAATGATAATGGTGCCACATACAAGAGCCCTAACCTCCGTAGGTCTTTGACCACAGAATCTGAAAGGTATGGTCGGTATGATCCAAGTGAAATTCAAAGTGAGAGCCGTGCCTCATCTGGTGCTTCGAAGAATGTGGCTTCTGGTTCCTGGGGTCCAACTCCTTCCAGTTCTGCACCGACTGATGATACTAGCTCAAGTCAACCAGGGATTAAGACTCGTGAAGAGAGACTTTTGGAGACAATTGTTACTGCAAGTGGTGTGCGATTGCAACCAACGCGAGACGCTCTGCATATATTTTTAACAGAAGCTTCCAAATTGGATGCAGTCGCTTTGAGCCGTGCACTTGAGAACAAACTGAATTCTCCATTATGGCAGGTGAGTTTATGTGGACCATTCATTATCGTCCATTTCACCCCCTAGTATCCACATGCACAGTTAGTCTGTTAACATATAGTAGTATAAAACGAGTGCCAAGTCATGGTTCCGCTCTCCTGAGAAGCGGTGTAAATCAATTTCTTTTGTGCTGTTGATTCAAGTTTTACATGTAGGCACTTGTTGATTCAAGTATGCTGTAACTATTGTGATGTTATATTTTTCTTTTGAATTGTGTTATTAGATGTTTAATAGAGTTCATGGATAAACAACCTTATCAACTCAAAGTTCAACTTGTCTGAAAGATTCCATAGTTTATTATTAGTTATTGAGTAGCTGGATGGAATATGTTGATGCTGGACCTATTTGCATGAAAACAGTGAATTTTACGCAAGCATGACTGCTATTGCAGTTCATGATATTTTTAGCTTATTCATCCAACAGGGCGGTGCTGTGTTGGGTGTGTTGTACTCCACAATTCTCTCTTAATGCATTGACACACAGCTCTCCTACATATCGAGAAAAAAAATCCAATAGGCTGGCAGATTAGTCCTGACATTATCATTAGGGAACCAGCAGCAAACTGTAAATTTGTGAGTGGAGTTGTATAGTTTGTTTGCCTTGCAGCTAATACAGGCCAATTATTGGACCAAATGATAACCAGCGATTAGCCCAGTTGTACTGAGTATGCTCTCTCTATTTTTTTTAATGTTTGCTGACTTGTTCACTTTGTTGAATAGTTTTCGTGCACAGCTTTCATTTAATTGGTTTGATCATATGCCTGCATGCTTCTAGTGAATTAAATTTATTCCAGTAAGCTTTTAAAATAGTTCATTAGATTTTCGTTAGTATTCAGTATGCTTGTTTACTTCGCAGGTTCGTATGAAGGCTATTTGTGTGTTGGAAGCCATTGTGCGGAAACAGGATACTGATCCTTATTCCATCATCGCTTCCTATTTCATTGAGAACACAGCTTCTGTTGTTAAATGCTCTGAGCTGCCACAGGTTTCTCTTAGAGAGAAGGCCTCAAAGGTGAGTCTATTTGGAAAACTGGAAGTTTTTAAAGTAGACTTCTGCGTGCTATTTGTCCATCAtccaaagaaaaaagaaagtgACTCCTGTTTCCTCGAAACTACAAAATTGAACTCAGTTTTTTTTTTACACAATTTTTTCTTGGCGAAAACTTGTTTCATGGCAAGTATTGGTTGTAATAAGGTATGCTACATTTCCTAGGTTTTGAATATGCTGATCGGGGAACAGCCTAATGTAACCACAAATCTTTCAGCAACAAAAACTCCAATGCCCCCACCGGTTCAGATGCCTGATTTAATTGATACAGGTGATCAAGATGATCTAGGAACTCAAAGTTCTGGACAGGAAAGCAATGGACAGAACAATGGGAACAGTGCACATGTTTCTTCAGTTGATGATTTGCTTGGTGGTGAACCTATTGCTGATATAAGTGTCACTTCTGATAGTAATGGAAGTGATCCATTTGCAGATGTATCATTCCACGAGGCAGAGACTAAGGAGACCAATGATCTGTTCTCGGGGTTGACAGTAGAAGAGAAATCATCAACTGCCATGCATGATAGCTCTTCATCAAACAAAAATGAATTACCGGATATCTTTGGCAGCAACCCTGATCCTTTCATCCAAGGAAGTGTTGGTGACCAAGGAACTGTCAATGATTTGATGGCTGGTTTGAACCTTAATGGAACAGGCCAGGCTCAACCTGCTGTTAAAGCAGAGCCCAATACCAACTTCAATGGCTCACAGTTCTTTGATACAAACAATCAGACTAGCCACGTGGCAGGTGCTGCAGCATTGAATGGCATTCTCGGTCAGAACTCCTTTTACCAACAGCAACAGGTTCCCTTGCAGTACAGCTTGCCTCAACAAATGATGCTCAATCAGTCATTTCCTGGGCAGCAATTAAATTATGGTGCCATGGGGATTCTTCttgctcagcagcagcagctactgcAAAATTTTGGAAATTTCAATGCTGGTCTTGGGAATTCATCTTTCAATTCGATGAACAGTGGAAATGCGTCAGTGCTTCCAGATATTTTCAATTCAAGCAATCAGCCACAAAATCATGTTGCAGTGATGAGCAATTCAAAGAAAGATGACACTAAAGCTTTTGATTTTGTCTCGGTATGTATTTGTATCTAGTGATTAGTTTCTTGCACTCGCTTACAACTTGAAATAAACTTAGGATATTCTAATTTCATTAGTGCATACTGCATAGTatctactccctccattctcttttgatagtcctatttcaaaaactcaaatgtTCACAAATGATAGTCCTATTTGCTATTGGCATGGACTATGGCAATAAATATCACTAGTAACGAGGAGTTCCCAGTTAAAACATTAGAGGACCAACTAAAAAGTTCGTGTTGCATTTATTATATGATAAGTAAGGTTGTTTTCCTTGGTCATTGTGTCAAGGTGAGATAAGACTATCAAaagagaatggagggagtagttaAGAATTTATTGATTTGTAAGGTGGTGAGGTTTATACTTTATAGGATTTGGACACTCAAGATCCTTCAAAATAACTAGGATTTAAAATCGGGTGTATTTCTCATTGGAATTTCAGACACTCTCCACAACTCACAAGCTCCTAGGGCTTTTGGTAGTAGATGGTGCAGAGGGGGAAAAGGTATGGCTGTTTAGAGGGAAATTTGTCTGATACTTGACATGACCTGGTCAGGTACATGATGATGTGAAGCTGGTCGAACTGTAGTAAGAAACTAACAAAGAATAATGTCATTTCTTTGCATCATTCCCTGATTGGTTATGTGTTGGAACCAAAATCATGTAGTTCGATGGTGCAAGGCTGCTTGCTTTAGAACTGTATGTTCAACCATGACGGTGCTTGCAGCCGCAAGCATTGGTTGTACCAATATTTTGCCGCATTTCATTTTCTTCCTCAAATGTAGCCAAATCTTACTTGTTCTGAAACTGCAGTCTTGGATCGAGCAACCTTGTCTGTATGATTTTAATCTGCGACTGTTTGCTAAAAACGTtggccttttctttttccaggaTCACCTGGCAGCAGCACGTGGTTCAAGAAAGTGAAGCGAAGAGCAATGAGCATGTCCAGATTGGGGCAAGGGCGGGGACTGCAAACCTGATGGACGTGAAAGCTGCATTTCGTCCCAGCCTCGCAGATTGGCTGCATGATTCACACGGCTGGTTTGGGTTGGTGTCATCTAATGCTTGGACGGATGAGCAAGGGAGGGTTTGATCCATACGGTTGGAAGACGGGATGTTGTGTTGTATTATGTATATCTAGACAAAGACTGTTTTTTCTGTTGAAATAAATTGCATCTTCTGACTTTATTTATGTTCtgcccttttctctcttttttcaggaaaaaagaaaagagttaAGAGGTATTGTATACATAAACCTGCAAACGGGATTTTATTTTAGCTCTTTACTGTACAAGTACATGCTGGATGTTTTTTTTTGGGAATTGTAAAGCTTTGGTACATGAATAAGAGGGTGCAACATGATATCAGCTGCTAGACTGATTCTTGGAATTCTGCTTCCATTTATTTTCATAGGAGAAGCATAGTTTGGCCATCAATTTCTTCTGCAATATATTATCAATTGCTACAAAAACAAGGTATCACATTGCAAGGTCTATAAAATGTGCTGATACTAGACATGCATTGATTTGACTAATTGTTGGTCgaaatttataaaaaaaattgagATCTTCAAATTGATACGTACGTGTGATGAAAGGAAATTCAGGGAGTATAGTGTTATTAGTGTATGCAGTAATTTGTATAGTTCGTGTTCGTCTTGGGTTGCTCGCGCCTGTCCTGGCAAAGCTTCGGGGGCATGGAGgtacgccgccgccttccctcgCGACGAGGCCGGGTTCCCTGGACGGCCTTGCTGCCATGGTAAGCGACACCAGCGGCTGCTGCAGGTCGGAGCACGAGGCGCTGGAGTTCCCTGGACTGTCCTCTGAGAAGCTCAACCGCCGGCGTTGCTTGCTCACTGCAGCTGGTGGGATCTCTGATGCCCATTGGGACGAGCTGAATAAATTGCTACGCAAGTACTGCTTCCAGTTCTGTTTAATATATATGCGCCCTCTGTTGCTGTAAGTAGTTAGTACTACTATGTTATGGAGTAATCGTTCTTCGTCAGTGGCTTTGTTAGTTGTGATCATGACACCAGTTGGTCCTGTCATTGCTATAGCGACGATCATTGCGCATTGTTAGTTAGTACTATGTTATGGAGTAATGCTGCTTTGTTAGTTGTGATCATTGCCAGAGCCAGACTTTAGAGACGATGTTGAGGGTCCCGGTTTTTCTAATAACTTTCAGAATCATGTAGGGAATGGAAATCAGCACTGGTTGCGCATTGCAGCTCCCTGTTGAATCCATGTTATCTCTTGAACCGACTGCTGAGAATTAAGTTTGGTTCCAGTTATCCATTCATATCTGCTGACGAGAACCATATTTCTGAATCTTTGTCATTCCACTGGGCTCTGTGGTTATATGCCCTCTTCCATTCTTTGATGTTACAAAGAGGTGAAAGTACAATAATGCCATT
Protein-coding sequences here:
- the LOC112893474 gene encoding tRNase Z TRZ3, mitochondrial-like; protein product: MPQLPAPLRLLLPLSQTLAPSPLLHLSRRLFTSSFPSFGRAASLRAQPGRRHHHPRRGSSTLRKAPKEEMAGGGDKEVAFNRKRAEGRDGGKRGSMELKARKLNPVNTTCYVQILGTGMDTQDTSPSILLFFDKQRFIFNAGEGLQRFCTEHKIKLSKIDHIFLTRVCSETAGGLPGLVLTLAGIGDEGMSVNIWGPSDLDFLAGAMRSFIPNRAMLHTHSFGAERNASSSQPKDSVIILDDEVVRISAMFVKPKYHNGAGSLNDVDSKPGDTAIVYACELPEIKGKFDPAKAAALGLKPGPKYRELQLGNSVQSDQFDEMVHPSDVLGPSIPGPTVLLVDCPTQYHMPELFSLQPLICFYEDSSNQRESGKKVNCVIHLGPSSVTKSVDYQNWMKRFGETQHIMAGHEIKNMEIPILKGSARISSRLNFVCPQLFPSSGFWSVKPANDVMENDKSTSLEACGIVSAQNLLKFHLRPYAQLGLDSASIPSLFTYKDIVEELVSEIPEVREVPEQVLKFWQNNVNVKNMPPAGSRMLMVEEPWIGQKSDKLDDGSPKHPRDNQDIPCCVEDATREDMEITFLGTGSSQPSKYRNVSSIYINLFARGGILLDCGEGTLGQLKRRFGVNGADEAAKNLRCIWISHIHADHHTGLARVLALRSKLLKGMPHKPLLVIGPRPLERFLNAYSMLEDLDIEFLDCRNTLKPSVETFLSENDTGSATPQLENTMFAPGSRMENYNRKPASPRDTTALANFREVLQESGLEILYSVPVVHCPQAFGVVLRATEKVNGAGKVIPGWKVVYSGDTRPCPALIDASRDATVLIHEATFEDSMKDEAIARNHSTTKEAIEVGTSAGAYRIILTHFSQRYPKIPVIDEVDMEKTCIAFDLMSVNLADLPVLPKVLPHLKVLFKDEMVVEEADEILEAAALRLIKYAVGKSGNDFKREMQRHSAAMRQLVHYKGHPDPLRGDALNKAVRETANEAIAAIFSTEDPKPAVATESLGKRIQGFGNTNYEPSRIDDKKSFLSELSEVVGIGSASIKQGLSNFAAAHAMMANDNGATYKSPNLRRSLTTESERYGRYDPSEIQSESRASSGASKNVASGSWGPTPSSSAPTDDTSSSQPGIKTREERLLETIVTASGVRLQPTRDALHIFLTEASKLDAVALSRALENKLNSPLWQVRMKAICVLEAIVRKQDTDPYSIIASYFIENTASVVKCSELPQVSLREKASKVLNMLIGEQPNVTTNLSATKTPMPPPVQMPDLIDTGDQDDLGTQSSGQESNGQNNGNSAHVSSVDDLLGGEPIADISVTSDSNGSDPFADVSFHEAETKETNDLFSGLTVEEKSSTAMHDSSSSNKNELPDIFGSNPDPFIQGSVGDQGTVNDLMAGLNLNGTGQAQPAVKAEPNTNFNGSQFFDTNNQTSHVAGAAALNGILGQNSFYQQQQVPLQYSLPQQMMLNQSFPGQQLNYGAMGILLAQQQQLLQNFGNFNAGLGNSSFNSMNSGNASVLPDIFNSSNQPQNHVAVMSNSKKDDTKAFDFVSDHLAAARGSRK